From Leifsonia sp. fls2-241-R2A-40a, one genomic window encodes:
- a CDS encoding cytosine permease, translated as MSDNDVAPALNPRPKITDVEAHGIDTIPDADRTSTWVDLARIQFGGVNTFATILLGTFPIALGLSFWQAVAATVLGVAVGIVFLAPMGLFGPKTGTNNAVSSGALFGVRGRVVGSFLSLLTAIAFYSISVWVSGDAIVGALTRLAGVPDSVGLRLGIYAIIGFIVIIVVVYGYQFMLLVNKVAVVANTILILLALVAYAGVFDAGYDPGPKSLAIGGAFWPTFIAAALIVMANPISFGAFLGDWSRYIPRPTKPRKLIGATVLGQGLGLIPLLFGVATATLVVGKSDYVVSLIQASPLWYALLLLVVAFIGGLSTGTTSLYGTGLDFSSVVPRFSRVQATIFIGSIAFVFILVGRLVFDLLGTVNAFVGAIVVTTTPWMVIMTIGYLVRRGYYDPSDLQVFNRGETGGRYWFNAGVNWRGMTAWIVAAVVGLLFANYPPIIVGPFSNLAGGIDLSLLSSVVAAAVIYLVLLAVFPEPRYVFGPNGPRGVRARDGVIPAVRLDERSSAARAHARRAQTGALTSQETEA; from the coding sequence ATGTCTGACAACGACGTCGCCCCTGCGCTGAACCCGCGCCCGAAGATCACGGATGTGGAGGCGCACGGCATCGACACGATCCCCGACGCCGACCGCACCTCCACCTGGGTCGACCTGGCCCGCATCCAGTTCGGCGGCGTGAACACGTTCGCGACCATCCTGCTCGGCACGTTCCCCATCGCGCTCGGGCTGTCCTTCTGGCAGGCCGTGGCAGCGACCGTCCTCGGCGTCGCCGTCGGGATCGTGTTCCTCGCGCCGATGGGCCTGTTCGGGCCGAAGACCGGCACGAACAATGCCGTGTCGTCGGGGGCGCTGTTCGGTGTCCGCGGACGTGTGGTCGGGTCGTTCCTCTCCCTGCTGACCGCGATCGCGTTCTACTCGATCTCGGTGTGGGTCTCCGGCGACGCGATCGTCGGCGCGCTGACCCGGCTCGCCGGCGTGCCCGACTCGGTGGGCCTGCGGCTCGGGATCTACGCGATCATCGGCTTCATCGTGATCATCGTCGTGGTCTACGGCTACCAGTTCATGCTGCTCGTGAACAAGGTCGCCGTCGTCGCCAACACCATCCTGATCCTGCTCGCCCTGGTGGCGTACGCGGGCGTGTTCGACGCCGGGTACGACCCGGGTCCGAAGTCCCTGGCGATCGGCGGCGCCTTCTGGCCGACCTTCATCGCGGCGGCGCTGATCGTCATGGCCAATCCGATCTCCTTCGGTGCGTTCCTCGGCGACTGGTCCCGCTACATCCCGCGCCCGACCAAGCCGCGCAAGCTGATCGGCGCGACGGTGCTCGGTCAGGGGCTGGGGCTCATCCCGCTGCTGTTCGGCGTCGCGACGGCCACGCTGGTCGTCGGCAAGTCCGACTACGTCGTGTCGCTCATCCAGGCCTCGCCGCTCTGGTACGCGCTCCTCCTGCTGGTGGTCGCGTTCATCGGCGGCCTGTCGACGGGCACCACCTCGCTGTACGGCACCGGGCTCGACTTCTCGTCGGTCGTGCCGCGCTTCAGCCGCGTGCAGGCCACGATCTTCATCGGCAGCATCGCGTTCGTCTTCATCCTGGTCGGGCGCCTGGTGTTCGACCTGCTCGGCACGGTTAATGCGTTCGTCGGCGCGATCGTCGTCACCACCACGCCGTGGATGGTGATCATGACGATCGGATACCTGGTCCGTCGCGGCTACTACGACCCCTCCGACCTGCAGGTCTTCAACCGCGGCGAGACCGGTGGACGCTACTGGTTCAATGCCGGCGTCAACTGGCGCGGCATGACCGCCTGGATCGTCGCGGCGGTCGTCGGGCTGCTGTTCGCGAACTACCCGCCGATCATCGTGGGACCCTTCAGCAACCTCGCCGGGGGCATCGACCTCAGCCTGCTGTCGAGCGTGGTCGCCGCCGCCGTCATCTACCTGGTGCTGCTGGCGGTGTTCCCGGAGCCGCGCTACGTCTTCGGGCCGAACGGTCCGCGCGGTGTTCGGGCACGCGACGGGGTCATCCCCGCCGTCCGCCTCGACGAGCGCTCCTCCGCCGCCCGCGCGCACGCACGCCGCGCCCAGACCGGCGCACTGACGTCGCAGGAGACGGAAGCATGA
- a CDS encoding nuclear transport factor 2 family protein — protein MSERDVLDAVDRIIDDFGHHRRDAYFRGFAEDATFLLHTAPARLESRADYEAAWDGWEAEGFQVLACRSTARRVQLLGDDVAVFSHDVATDLADGDGQTTVLERETIVMQRRDGAWLAVHEHLSPREQG, from the coding sequence ATGAGCGAGCGGGACGTGCTGGACGCGGTCGACCGCATCATCGACGACTTCGGTCATCACCGGCGCGACGCGTACTTCCGTGGCTTCGCGGAGGACGCGACGTTCCTCCTCCACACCGCGCCGGCGCGCCTGGAGTCGCGCGCCGATTACGAGGCGGCGTGGGACGGCTGGGAGGCCGAGGGCTTCCAGGTGCTCGCCTGCCGCTCGACCGCGCGCCGGGTGCAGCTGCTCGGCGACGACGTGGCCGTGTTCTCGCACGACGTCGCGACGGACCTCGCCGACGGCGACGGGCAGACCACGGTGCTAGAACGGGAGACCATCGTCATGCAGCGCCGCGACGGCGCGTGGCTGGCCGTCCACGAGCACCTCTCCCCGCGGGAGCAAGGATGA
- a CDS encoding helix-turn-helix transcriptional regulator — MASADDNRLGGFLRARRAQLSPADVGLESTPRRRVSGLRREEVAMLARISSEYYLRLEQGRVQHPSDSVIVGLARALRLDDDATAYLFQLARPAAARHPPAREAAPEGIRQLLDAWTTTPAYVQGRVLDVLASNRMARALSPIFTPGVNLVRSAFLDPAVKALYRDWDRTVAATLASLRYGLGGGDERDDPAVGELVSTLTAESPRFAELWSQHDVKPKGHGRSVLEHPLVGRLDLRYEKLAVASPGVGQSVVIYHAEPGSVTERRLAELAAASVDG; from the coding sequence ATGGCCTCAGCCGACGACAACCGCCTCGGGGGATTCCTGCGGGCGCGCCGCGCCCAGCTGAGCCCCGCCGACGTCGGCCTGGAGTCGACGCCGCGCCGCCGCGTGTCCGGCCTGCGCCGCGAGGAGGTCGCGATGCTGGCCCGGATCAGCAGCGAGTACTACCTCCGGTTGGAGCAGGGACGCGTCCAGCACCCGTCCGACTCGGTGATCGTCGGCCTGGCGCGCGCCCTGCGGCTGGACGACGATGCGACCGCCTACCTGTTCCAGCTCGCCCGGCCGGCCGCAGCCCGACATCCTCCCGCGCGGGAGGCGGCACCCGAGGGCATCCGCCAGTTGCTGGACGCGTGGACGACCACGCCGGCCTATGTGCAGGGGCGGGTGCTCGACGTGCTCGCGTCCAACCGGATGGCGCGAGCGCTCTCGCCGATCTTCACCCCCGGTGTGAACCTGGTGCGCTCCGCCTTCCTCGACCCTGCGGTGAAGGCTCTGTACCGGGACTGGGACCGCACCGTCGCCGCCACCCTGGCCAGCCTGCGCTACGGCCTCGGTGGAGGAGACGAACGCGACGACCCGGCGGTCGGCGAACTGGTCAGCACGCTGACCGCCGAGAGTCCGCGGTTCGCCGAGCTCTGGTCGCAACACGACGTGAAGCCGAAGGGGCACGGGCGCTCGGTGCTCGAGCATCCACTCGTCGGACGGCTGGACCTCCGGTACGAGAAGCTCGCGGTCGCCTCCCCCGGCGTCGGGCAGTCCGTCGTGATCTACCACGCTGAACCCGGCAGCGTCACCGAGCGCCGGCTCGCCGAGCTGGCCGCCGCCTCAGTGGACGGCTAG
- a CDS encoding cyclase family protein, with amino-acid sequence MTTGAVPSRGGRIIDLSHPLRSGMPVFPGDPEVRIGTAATIPEVGVHVMSLELGSHSGTHVDAPSHSIDGAATIDTVDLGRLMGPVRVIPVTGLEPRTRIEVDAVSEHLAAVRPGEIVLFRTDWSTRFGEPEYLDHPFLDASVAVALLRAGVTVMGVDTLNPDETPLDDAAPRLPFHDVFLAAGGLIIENLTNLGRITAAAPHFVGLPLAIAGGDGSPLRAVVIEEADAAD; translated from the coding sequence ATGACCACCGGCGCCGTGCCGTCGCGCGGCGGCAGGATCATCGACCTGAGCCATCCGCTCCGGTCCGGGATGCCGGTTTTCCCCGGCGACCCGGAGGTGCGCATCGGGACCGCGGCGACCATCCCGGAGGTCGGTGTGCATGTGATGAGCCTCGAACTCGGAAGCCACTCGGGCACGCACGTGGATGCGCCCTCGCACTCCATCGACGGCGCCGCGACGATCGACACCGTCGACCTCGGGCGCCTGATGGGTCCGGTCCGCGTGATCCCGGTGACGGGCCTCGAGCCTCGGACGCGGATCGAGGTGGATGCGGTGAGCGAGCACCTCGCGGCCGTCCGGCCCGGCGAGATCGTGCTGTTCCGCACCGACTGGTCGACCCGCTTCGGGGAACCGGAGTACCTCGACCATCCATTCCTCGACGCGTCGGTCGCCGTCGCGCTGCTCCGAGCGGGCGTGACGGTGATGGGCGTGGACACGCTGAATCCCGACGAGACCCCGCTCGACGATGCGGCGCCGCGCCTGCCGTTTCACGACGTGTTCCTCGCCGCGGGCGGACTCATCATCGAGAACCTCACGAACCTGGGCAGGATCACCGCGGCGGCGCCGCACTTCGTCGGGCTGCCACTCGCGATCGCGGGCGGCGACGGGTCGCCGCTGCGCGCGGTGGTGATCGAGGAGGCGGACGCCGCCGACTGA
- a CDS encoding SDR family NAD(P)-dependent oxidoreductase, whose product MATTTIPFGFASTAEEVSAGVDLTGKRAVVTGGSSGIGIETARVLALRGADVTLAVRNPSAGESVAATIRTETGNENVHVAQLDVADLASVRAFVENWTGPLDILVDNAGIMAAPEQYTADGVELQFATNFLGHFALTVGLHDALAAADGARVVVVSSSGHLISPVVFDDINFRFRPYDPLLAYGQSKTASVLFAVAAAERWAADGITVNAVMPGAIATNLQKHTGGLKTAPELHKSVPQGAATSILVATSPLLDGVTGRYFEDNQEAEVVHDGNGWGSGVADYALDRTNADRLWQAATEMASL is encoded by the coding sequence ATGGCAACCACCACCATCCCGTTCGGTTTCGCCTCCACCGCCGAGGAGGTCTCCGCCGGAGTCGACCTCACCGGCAAGCGTGCCGTCGTCACCGGAGGGTCCTCGGGAATCGGCATCGAGACCGCTCGTGTCCTCGCACTGCGCGGCGCCGACGTGACCCTCGCCGTCCGCAACCCGAGCGCCGGCGAGTCCGTCGCCGCGACGATCCGCACCGAGACCGGCAATGAGAACGTCCACGTCGCACAGCTGGATGTCGCCGACCTCGCCTCGGTCCGGGCGTTCGTCGAGAACTGGACCGGCCCGCTGGACATCCTCGTCGACAACGCCGGCATCATGGCCGCTCCCGAGCAGTACACGGCCGATGGCGTCGAACTGCAGTTCGCGACCAACTTCCTCGGTCACTTCGCGCTGACCGTCGGGCTGCACGACGCGTTGGCGGCGGCGGACGGCGCTCGCGTCGTCGTCGTGAGTTCGAGCGGGCACCTCATCTCGCCGGTGGTGTTCGACGACATCAACTTCCGGTTCCGTCCCTATGACCCGCTGCTCGCCTACGGGCAGTCGAAGACCGCGTCCGTGCTGTTCGCCGTCGCCGCCGCGGAGCGCTGGGCGGCCGACGGCATCACGGTGAACGCCGTCATGCCCGGTGCGATCGCCACCAACCTGCAGAAGCACACCGGGGGCTTGAAGACCGCGCCGGAGCTCCACAAGTCGGTCCCGCAGGGAGCGGCCACCAGCATCCTCGTCGCCACGTCTCCGCTGCTCGACGGCGTGACCGGCCGCTACTTCGAGGACAACCAGGAGGCCGAGGTCGTCCACGACGGCAACGGCTGGGGCTCGGGGGTGGCCGACTACGCGCTCGACCGCACCAACGCCGACCGCCTCTGGCAGGCCGCGACCGAGATGGCGTCGCTGTGA
- a CDS encoding GntR family transcriptional regulator, with amino-acid sequence MPLPSLDEPHDRRPRRLVRDRAYHSIRDAILDGSLRPGERLDDAQLQSWLGISRTPIRQALFALTLEGFIETAPQSHTRVVTPRPEDAAMLLQTVGVLVAGLTAVTLPALSSGQRQELGQRLRAALRAMDADDWDALVAHLREYYADLARLCPNRPLARLVDQSATALGYNVLLASPRSDIDWPTTRRQHEELARCLEEERHSDAELVTREVFGVTRIVRG; translated from the coding sequence GTGCCGCTTCCGTCGCTGGATGAACCGCACGACCGCCGGCCCCGGCGCCTGGTGCGGGACCGCGCCTATCATTCGATCCGGGATGCGATCCTGGACGGATCGCTGAGGCCGGGGGAGCGGCTCGACGACGCCCAGCTGCAGAGCTGGCTGGGCATCTCGCGCACCCCGATCCGGCAGGCGCTGTTCGCGCTGACCCTCGAGGGCTTCATCGAGACGGCACCGCAGTCGCACACGCGCGTGGTCACGCCGCGGCCGGAGGATGCGGCGATGCTGCTCCAGACCGTGGGGGTCCTCGTCGCCGGCCTGACCGCCGTCACGCTGCCGGCGCTCAGCAGCGGCCAGCGGCAGGAGCTCGGTCAGCGGCTGCGGGCGGCTCTCCGGGCGATGGATGCGGACGACTGGGATGCGCTCGTCGCCCATCTCCGCGAGTACTACGCCGACCTGGCCCGGCTGTGTCCGAACCGGCCGCTGGCACGGCTGGTGGACCAGTCCGCGACCGCGCTGGGGTACAACGTGCTTCTCGCATCCCCACGGTCCGACATCGACTGGCCGACCACGCGCCGGCAGCATGAGGAGCTCGCGCGCTGCCTGGAGGAGGAGCGACACAGCGACGCGGAGCTGGTCACAAGAGAGGTGTTCGGGGTTACCCGGATTGTCCGCGGGTGA
- a CDS encoding Na+/H+ antiporter NhaA, which produces MTQLQSDPPAAPDSRPSEQDRTVMVHPKRTFHGILRAGALASVLLVAGVVVALVWANIGGYEDFWEQPLGVSFGQFTLSYDLRTWVNSGLMTLFFLAVGLEARREFDLGDLRERKRLILPITVGLVGMALPVGIYLLINQGLDSARAWGVAMSTDTALALGILTLLAKKAPKRTRTFLLTAFVVDDVAALIIIAALYSGPVSMGPVIVAVLAFAGIIVVRRLDRTLGRNLAIVLGVIMWLALLLSGVDPVVAGLAIGLATTAYIPLRADLERATGLVRSYRESPNAELALSAAAGLADSLSENERILYRLSPWTSYVVVPVFALANAGVRITPELLARSASSAITIGIVVGYVLGKPISVVGSSWLLSRVTRGRVHPQVGWLSVLGSGTAAGVGFTVSLLIASIVLTGPQLAEAKIGIFFSVIGSAVLTWLVFQCVRFIPSNKRTQALNGRPDPTLDLLAPIDQQADHVRGASQPAVTIVEYGDFECGFCKRGEPTVRELLERHPDVAVAWRHLPLTDVHPNALLAAEAAEAAGAQGAFWPMHDMLLANQDRLGIRDLESYAEQVGIDPEQFVEDLRSHTFADRVRADIASAEASGAAGTPTYFINGQRHEGAVDIDSLSKAINAARAGGPGKESAGVPA; this is translated from the coding sequence ATGACGCAACTGCAGTCGGACCCGCCCGCTGCCCCGGATTCCCGTCCCAGCGAGCAGGACCGCACCGTGATGGTGCACCCGAAGCGGACCTTCCACGGCATTCTGCGAGCGGGCGCACTGGCTTCCGTGCTCCTGGTGGCCGGTGTCGTGGTCGCACTGGTGTGGGCGAACATCGGGGGCTACGAGGACTTCTGGGAGCAGCCGCTCGGAGTGAGCTTCGGACAGTTCACCCTCTCCTACGACCTGCGGACCTGGGTGAACAGCGGCCTGATGACCCTGTTCTTCCTGGCGGTCGGGCTGGAAGCGCGGAGGGAGTTCGACCTCGGCGACCTCCGTGAGCGCAAGCGCCTCATCCTCCCGATCACCGTGGGGCTGGTCGGGATGGCGCTGCCGGTCGGCATCTACCTGCTGATCAACCAGGGTCTGGATTCGGCCCGGGCCTGGGGTGTCGCGATGTCGACCGACACCGCACTCGCACTGGGCATCCTCACTCTGCTGGCCAAGAAGGCCCCGAAGCGCACGCGGACGTTCCTCCTGACGGCCTTCGTCGTGGACGACGTCGCCGCGCTGATCATCATCGCCGCCCTCTACAGCGGACCGGTGTCGATGGGGCCGGTCATCGTGGCCGTGCTGGCCTTCGCCGGCATCATCGTCGTCCGGCGCCTGGACCGCACCCTCGGGCGGAATCTGGCGATCGTCCTCGGCGTGATCATGTGGCTCGCCCTGCTGCTCAGCGGAGTCGATCCTGTCGTCGCGGGGCTGGCCATCGGCCTGGCGACGACCGCGTACATCCCGCTGCGGGCGGACCTGGAGCGGGCGACCGGGCTGGTGCGCAGCTACCGGGAGAGCCCGAACGCTGAACTCGCGCTGTCGGCCGCGGCAGGGCTGGCGGACTCGCTGTCCGAGAACGAGCGCATCCTCTACCGGTTGAGCCCGTGGACCAGTTACGTGGTCGTCCCCGTCTTCGCGCTCGCCAACGCGGGCGTGCGGATCACCCCGGAGCTCCTCGCCCGCTCGGCGAGCAGCGCGATCACGATCGGCATCGTCGTCGGCTACGTCCTCGGCAAGCCCATCTCGGTGGTCGGGAGCTCGTGGCTGCTGAGCCGTGTGACACGCGGTCGTGTGCATCCACAGGTCGGCTGGCTGTCGGTCCTCGGCAGCGGGACGGCCGCCGGAGTCGGCTTCACCGTGTCCCTGCTGATCGCGAGCATCGTCCTCACCGGTCCTCAACTCGCGGAGGCGAAGATCGGAATCTTCTTCTCGGTCATCGGCTCGGCCGTCCTGACCTGGCTGGTCTTCCAGTGCGTGCGCTTCATCCCGTCGAACAAGCGCACGCAGGCGCTCAACGGCCGCCCCGACCCGACCCTGGATCTGCTCGCCCCGATCGACCAGCAGGCGGATCACGTGCGGGGCGCCTCGCAACCGGCGGTCACGATCGTCGAATACGGGGACTTCGAGTGCGGCTTCTGCAAGCGCGGGGAGCCGACGGTGCGCGAGCTCCTGGAGCGTCATCCCGATGTCGCGGTGGCGTGGAGGCACCTCCCGCTCACCGACGTGCACCCCAATGCGCTGCTCGCCGCGGAGGCGGCCGAAGCCGCGGGCGCGCAGGGCGCCTTCTGGCCGATGCACGACATGCTCCTGGCGAACCAGGACCGTCTCGGCATCCGCGACCTGGAGAGCTACGCCGAGCAGGTGGGCATCGACCCCGAGCAGTTCGTCGAGGACCTGCGCTCGCACACCTTCGCCGACCGCGTCCGCGCCGACATCGCCTCCGCCGAGGCGAGCGGTGCGGCGGGCACTCCGACCTACTTCATCAACGGCCAGCGTCACGAGGGAGCGGTCGACATCGACAGCCTCTCGAAGGCGATCAATGCCGCCCGCGCGGGCGGCCCGGGGAAGGAGAGCGCCGGAGTTCCCGCCTAG
- a CDS encoding NAD(P)-dependent oxidoreductase has product MIVGFIGLGDQGAPMARAIADSPFDLHVWARRESSLDALAGHAYTAEESPAVLGAVSDLVLMVLRDDSDVEDVLRRQGLLAALRPGSILVNHGTGDPDAAIRFAREAAERGIEFLDAPVSGGGFGAEARTLATIVGGDEQAFTRAEPVFGTFSSSVVRMGGPGAGQVAKLLNNALTMTNLKNAEDVLGIADAIGVDVAAFRELLATSSGGSFMIRALGQQITPDIAPHLQGLMRKDIEHFADAVGRLGVDVSAVRERGLAGAEGLPAVADLVDRHLAGR; this is encoded by the coding sequence GTGATCGTCGGATTCATCGGTCTCGGCGACCAAGGAGCGCCGATGGCGCGCGCCATCGCGGACTCGCCGTTCGACCTGCACGTCTGGGCGCGCCGGGAGAGCTCTCTCGACGCCCTGGCGGGGCACGCCTACACGGCCGAGGAGAGCCCGGCCGTGCTGGGCGCTGTCAGCGACCTCGTCCTGATGGTGCTCCGAGACGACTCCGATGTCGAGGACGTTCTGCGCCGTCAGGGCCTGCTGGCCGCCTTGCGACCGGGGAGCATCCTCGTCAACCACGGAACCGGCGACCCGGATGCCGCCATCCGCTTCGCGCGGGAGGCGGCGGAGCGGGGCATCGAGTTCCTCGACGCCCCCGTCAGTGGTGGCGGCTTCGGTGCCGAGGCGCGCACCCTCGCGACCATCGTCGGAGGCGACGAGCAGGCGTTCACCCGTGCCGAGCCCGTCTTCGGCACGTTCTCGTCGTCGGTCGTCCGGATGGGCGGCCCGGGCGCCGGCCAGGTGGCGAAGCTGCTGAACAACGCGCTGACCATGACGAACCTCAAGAACGCCGAAGACGTGCTCGGCATCGCCGATGCGATCGGCGTCGACGTCGCGGCGTTCCGCGAACTGCTCGCCACCTCCAGCGGCGGTAGCTTCATGATCCGGGCGCTCGGGCAGCAGATCACCCCCGACATTGCACCGCACCTGCAGGGCCTCATGCGAAAGGACATCGAGCACTTCGCCGACGCGGTGGGACGCCTGGGGGTGGATGTGTCGGCCGTCCGCGAGCGCGGCCTCGCCGGCGCCGAAGGCCTGCCCGCTGTCGCCGACCTCGTCGACCGGCATCTCGCCGGCCGGTGA